The Rhododendron vialii isolate Sample 1 chromosome 8a, ASM3025357v1 genome has a window encoding:
- the LOC131335489 gene encoding nuclear pore complex protein NUP50A-like, with amino-acid sequence MGDAEDIPPPSRKRAAGRELSRENPGLDDEDEACDLETGTFKSASADVLATRKIVKVRRHQTSSAPSSNPFAGIRLVPSVGSSSAASKATNEADTEIIVSEDVNKETDKAEDDNGEEKSNTVNEGSKPELSDDKATEEDKTENEDSKETNGATAEDDAKKDNDNGDIEKGAEGGSLSSFHQLSSSKNAFTGLSGTGFSSSTFSFGLIPKEGSPLGPGTGCSSSSFFGLKTDQPSSFNLSNNGNASLFGTPGASVSTKSEGGGPLSMQKVHVETGEENEKSVFTADSVLFEFAEGGWKERGKGELKVNVSINRTGKARLLMRTRGNYRLILNASLYSDMKLANMDKRGITFACMNSASEGKDTLSTFALKFKDASIVEDFREAVTEYKGKTAAVLKTPENSP; translated from the coding sequence ATGGGGGATGCAGAAGATATCCCCCCTCCTTCAAGGAAGAGGGCTGCTGGAAGGGAACTATCCAGAGAAAACCCAGGTCTTGATGATGAGGATGAGGCTTGTGACCTAGAGACTGGCACTTTCAAGAGTGCAAGTGCTGATGTGCTGGCAACTAGAAAAATTGTCAAAGTTCGTCGTCATCAAACATCATCAGCCCCTTCTTCAAATCCTTTTGCAGGAATCCGCTTGGTTCCTTCAGTGGGCTCCAGCTCTGCTGCATCCAAAGCTACTAATGAAGCAGACACAGAGATAATAGTTTCAGAAGATGTGAATAAGGAAACTGACAAGGCAGAAGATGATAATGGTGAGGAGAAATCTAATACAGTTAATGAGGGAAGCAAACCTGAATTATCAGATGACAAGGCAACAGAAGAGGATAAAACTGAGAATGAAGACAGCAAAGAAACCAATGGTGCCACTGCTGAGGATGACGCCAAGAAAGATAACGATAATGGAGACATAGAAAAAGGTGCAGAAGGTGGGTCCTTGAGCTCTTTCCATCAACTTTCAAGCAGTAAAAATGCCTTCACAGGACTTTCTGGAACTGGGTTTTCCAGTTCTACCTTCTCATTTGGGTTGATTCCGAAAGAAGGATCTCCGCTAGGTCCCGGTACCGGTTGTAGTTCTAGTTCCTTTTTTGGGCTTAAAACTGACCAACCTTCTAGTTTCAATCTTTCCAATAATGGAAATGCTTCCCTCTTTGGTACACCGGGGGCTTCTGTTAGTACTAAGAGCGAGGGAGGTGGACCTCTATCCATGCAGAAGGTTCATGTCGAGACAGGTGAAGAGAATGAGAAGTCTGTTTTTACAGCTGATTCTGTGCTGTTTGAATTTGCTGAAGGAGGTTGGAAGGAGAGAGGGAAGGGTGAACTCAAGGTCAACGTTTCCATAAATCGGACTGGGAAAGCAAGGCTTTTGATGAGAACTAGAGGAAACTACAGGTTGATTTTGAACGCGAGTCTTTACTCGGACATGAAGCTTGCCAATATGGATAAGAGAGGCATCACATTTGCGTGCATGAACAGTGCCAGTGAAGGGAAGGATACCCTTTCAACATTTGCGTTGAAGTTTAAAGATGCTTCCATAGTTGAAGACTTCCGTGAAGCGGTCACTGAATATAAAGGCAAAACTGCTGCTGTTTTGAAGACACCAGAAAATTCTCCTTAG